The Streptomyces sp. 135 sequence CAGTGCGGGCAGGGTCGACGGCGTCAGGAACGCGGGCAGGGCCGGCAGTGCGGGCAGGTCTGGCAGCGGAAAGCTGCGGAAGCGAAAGGGGCGGGCCCCTGTGACCGGCATCGTCGACCTCCCGACGGCGCACGGGAGGGCGTCTTCGTCCCCCGTGCGCCCTAGGGGGAGTCGTGGGCGAGGAGCCGGCTCCGCGAAGGCGTGCGGTGCCGCCGTGGTGTGGCGGCTCCGTACCCCCGTGACGTCGCCGGTGCACCGGACCACCATGCCGTGCGGCTGACGGCATGGTGGTGCGGCGATCTCGTTGCGGCTCCCCTCGCGCCTGGTCCGGATGCGGAGCGTGAACCCCTGGTTGGTGGACGGCGCGCAGCGAACATGTCCCAACGTGTGATTTCCCCCTCCCTCTCCACCGTGAAACTGCCGCTTGCGCGATGCTGTGGATAACGTTCGTTCACTTCCCCGGCCGGTGTGGTGCGGGGTATCTGTGCTTGGACAGATGGTTGTCGGTACGGATATCGGTACATGGAGGCAGTGATGGGTGTGGCAGCCGGGCCGATCCGCGTGGTGGTCGCCAAGCCGGGGCTCGACGGGCACGACCGCGGGGCCAAGGTGATCGCGCGGGCGCTGCGTGACGCCGGTATGGAGGTCATCTACACCGGGCTGCACCAGACGCCCGAGCAGGTGGTGGACACCGCGATCCAGGAGGACGCCGACGCGATCGGCCTCTCCATCCTGTCCGGGGCGCACAACACGCTGTTCGCGCGGGTGCTCGAACTCCTGAAGGAGCGGGACGCGCAGGACATCCTGGTCTTCGGCGGCGGGATCATCCCGGAGGCGGACATCGCGCCGCTGAAGGAGAAGGGCGTCGCGGAGATCTTCACCCCCGGAGCCACCACGACCTCGATCGTGGAATGGGTGCGGGCCAACGTGCAGCAGCCCGCCGGGGCCTGAATCCTGCGGCTGTTCCAGGGCGGTGGCCCTGGGGCTCCCGCCTGCCCCCTCACGTGATCCCGCGCTCCGTGCGGGGTTCGGGGAGCGGCGGGAGCTCGTCGCGTATGGCCGCGCGCAGGCGCAGCGTGGTGACCAGGCGTTGGAACGCCTCCGACCAGTAG is a genomic window containing:
- a CDS encoding cobalamin B12-binding domain-containing protein — protein: MGVAAGPIRVVVAKPGLDGHDRGAKVIARALRDAGMEVIYTGLHQTPEQVVDTAIQEDADAIGLSILSGAHNTLFARVLELLKERDAQDILVFGGGIIPEADIAPLKEKGVAEIFTPGATTTSIVEWVRANVQQPAGA